TAGGGGTGTTGTCCAGAATTGTCCCAGCAAATGGATCCCATTCTGGTTGGCCGAGTGTTTTTGCACAATGTTCAGGGTGCAGAGAAggaatttttgtctttaacaCAAAGTTTTGCAAGCTGTCATGAGAGCGACTGGACGAACTGCTGATTATTTCTTCCTGACAAAGACGTTATTAATGGTCTGTCACACCAAACCAAGTTTGTAAAACCAATgaactgtgttttttgtttgatttatgaCCCTGGGATTTCTTTGCAGTGACGACCAGAACTAAGACATATTTTTGaagttctacttcctgtttcaggcCATCTCAGGCTGTTCTTCATCGATTTTGTAAATGGATGGTTCGTTAAATGTGAATGCCTtgacagtaaaaactaaaaGCTGAGGTATTTCTAGCAGGAATTAGAATCGGGCCGATTAGAACTCCCTCATGATGTCCTCTGTTATCTCGGATGAGGTGAATTTGTTCATGAGAAAATGAAACTGCAGGTATTTCATCCAGAGTGGATGAAGCATGCCGTCTTGTCAGATGTCAATAAAAATGTGGGAGGAGGGAAAGTGGGAGTGAGAGAGGTGGAGTCAGAGTGACAGGGCTCTGAGGGTTGGGGACTTTGTCTCTTAGGGTATCGACTTTCTGTCCGTCTCACGGATGAAATCTAAAGCTACTGGGTCTTAACTGTGAGTTACTGTGAAGCTGTCGCAGATCAGAGAGTCCGACTCAGTGCAGGGTTGAAACACTGCCGAGCAAACCATCATCGGAGCTTCGCTTTAAGTGTAATTCTTCAATTATTATTAAAACTTATTGATTTACATATAAACAAAGCCATTAGTATTCTTtaatttcttccttttttggcTTTCACTCTACCCTTCAAGCAGGTTTTCTTCTGCAGAATGACCGAAACGGGACTAAATTAATAACTGTCCTTGAATACAAATcctaatttttttctgttttaaagtaGATGACACAGAGGTTCTTTTCAATTCAAGGATGCGTCCTTCATAGATGCCCAGAATATCAAATTGTGAAGATTTGTGCTTGTAGATGATGTGAAAATCCTGATGCGTAACCTGATAATATGATATGCATGCTCATTAGTTCGGGACATATTCAAGATTAAAGTCACATATAAGTTGTGGCAAATCAATCAAAAATCAAACCTGCTTTGAATCAAAATTCTCATTTATTTGCATGAGGCTACGTTACACTGTAGTCCTATTTTAATGGGTGAATGCAAAAGATTTCCCCATTTGGCTTGTATAAAGAAAAGAGTGGGAATGAGTAATGAGTGCAAACATGAAAAGAGTTCAACTTAACATAAAGAAATTACATATAATGCTTTCCTTTTagactgttttacttttatttaagaTTTCATTGGTTGCTTTGAGTTAAAAACGTGTGGAAGTAGTGAATTTAGCATTTTGCAAAGTGTTTCTGTTGGTCAACAGAAGCCAGAGCCTGAAAGCTGTGTTAAGCCAAAGGCCTGCACCTTGTTTCTTAGCTCTTGTATCCCCCTTGTTCACTCCAATAAAGGAGAAGGGGGGAGGGTAAGAGGCGACCTCTCTGAGTGATGTGACCACTAGATGGCACTGTGAGTCCACCAGAGACCAGCGGTAGTACATTCCTTCATGTTGGTCCCCTCAGACACGCTTCGACTGCAGTTTCCTTCAGAGAAACATCCCCCTCCTGTCGGCTGAATAGTTCCATTAAACATGCTGGAGAGGTTCATTCAGATGGCTCTCAGGACTGCTGTTGTTGTCAAGCTCGACCGGcacaaaaatatatttggtTTAGTTTGCTTGGTGTGGAGGGAATCCACGTGGACCCGAGCTCGGACTGCATTTCGACTCTGTGTGAAGGCTTGAAGGCGTAGTTTGACCCCAGTGGCCTCCCGGTTGGTGCTTAACTCTGTAACCTGTGTCTGTGGGACTCCATGAAGGGCCACTTGACTTAATGCTAGGTTGACGAGAGTTGGCTCTCCACCGACCTCTTCACTTCATCCCTTTCAGTGGATCTCAGCTGGTATTTTCAACGCCATGAGGAGCCCCACATCTTGCCACTGATGAGTGCTTAGATGTATAGGTAAAGGCCCGGTGGATGCCTTTGTTTTCTATTAATGGTATGAAAACCAACATTTAGAAAACGAGCACACTGGAAATATTGGTTTTCATTCCACCTTTCCAACCCAAAATATTAACTCTTCTGGTTTCTTTCCACATTGATGGACGTAGTGCGGAGAAAAAGGCTCGTCAGCAGAGACTAGTCCTTTTCCCAGTAAGAGTCCTCACTACAGTTGAAACCAGTAGAAAAGCTGTCGTGTCCAAGCACCAGCCCTGCTTGGAACAGCATCTGCAGGCTCAAAAAGAAGACTGAAGACACGCACAGTCACACGCTGCTTGTGTGTTCTCTCGGGGCAGGGCTGTAGCTGATGAGTGACAGCTCCGGCTCCAGCTCCGTTTCCGGCTCTGTTTCTGAAAGCATGCAAATGTTCTGGCACTCCGAAATGCTCTGCGAGGTTATTCCGATTTGCGTCCCATCGTCCGTCGTGTCCTCCGGGTCCACTGCAAGCCTCCCGTTATCCCCCCTACCGCCATTGCGACAGTTACTGTTGCGGTCCACACCTGCCTTCCCGTGACCGCCCATAAGAAGAGGAGTCACGGCATGTGAAGGGCATGGCGGCGGGACAAGGAGGGTTTTGCAACCCTGCCCGGCTGCGTTGGCCCCGACTTTGTACTGGCACCTGATGTAGCTGGAGAACGCTCTCCTGTAGGTCTTATTGAAGAGGGTGTAGACCAGAGGGTTGACTCCGGAGGAGATGTAACCCACCCAGACGAAGACGTTGAGGAGGTCGTGGAGCAGTGACTCGTTGCAGGAGTTGCTGCACAAGACGAAGGTGACGTTGGTGATAAAGAAGGGACACCACATgacgaggaagaggaagaagacgaTTCCCAGAACCTAGAAGAAGAGAGAGGTGgaaaaggaagaggagaaggaaagaaaggaaTAAGAAGAAGACAGTGGATAGAAAGTTTGCCAGTTTGAATTCCTTCCAACCGAAACGTTCTTTTTCTTTCAATATCCCAGCAGTTGCACCACTTCTAGTAGGATTTAAATTTATTGTACAGATATAAGAGGGCTTTGGTTTTCATCCAGAGTTAACCTGAATTTTCAGAGGCCAGTGCCAAGCCCGAGTCAAACATTCAGCGACTCCAAGTCGTTTTAGTCAAAGTGTCTGGCACAGAAACACGCCATTCATAGGagaaatgatgatgatgcattAAACGAGACAGACTTTGGATGCAAGTCAGAaaaagcaaggaaaaaaaaaattaatgaaaacttTTACTGAGCACTGCAACAATCAATAAACACTGGAGTCACACATACTGACAAATCGTTAGTGTCTCTAAAGATACAGTTACCACTGACTCTGCAGTTTCCTTCATCTTTAAGGGGCCTTTAAGGGGTCAGAAATTTACAGTTTTAATTCTTCTCACTGACGTCATCAGCTCAGATAATGACTTACAATTTTATAATCCTAAAAGGTTGACAAAATGACCAACAAGCTGGTAAACAGAACACATTTATTAGCTAAAGAGCTGAGGATATTTTGCTTACGTGTTGACCAAAATAAAGGGAGGTTGAAAGTCACGGGTGAACTGATTTCATTGGGTGGCAATGACTGAGTGCTGAATGTTTAAATAGGCTACAGTATGCTATAACAACTGTATACGGCAACCTTATGGCAAACACATCCAAGTTGCTGTATACACTGACCCCTGGTGGTCAAACAGTGGCACACTTTTAAGTATTTACGACTAGTCTAAGTAGTACTGAGCACTGTTTGAACGTTTTTGACTACACCGCTGATGGTGTATGCCTGAGGATTATTACTCAggaatcactttttttttttttttttaccaaaggtaactttatttaattttaacacaAGACAACAAAAGTAAGTCCAAGTGAAAAAGCCTTTTGTTTGAAAGCTTTAGAGGTTTTTCCGCCACAGCATTCCGAAATTAAAATTGTTGAGGTGTGGATTTTGCTGtccttgggatcattgtcctgttgcatgacccaatttGCATGATCTGTCCTGGGAAGATTATAGCATTAAGTTATCGCACACCTGAATGGTCTAGACCAGAAAACTgtcaaaacatctgcttttacaGAGGTTGATCTCAGACTCGCAGACTCTACAGACTTCAGTTGTTGTTCATCTCAGGTTGTGTTTAAgaccaaatatatttttttaatgtcctgATTTGTAAACCATTACAACTTTAAGAGGGTGTACTTACTTTTGATCATGACTGCACATTTATCATTTACCCCCTGATTAAACCTACTAATCTTTTTATTCTCACCTTTGAGGCCCGTCTCTCATTTTTTATGGCCTGCATCATCCCCCGGCGACCGTGACTTGACGCATCGCTCCGGCCCGGTCCAGCTGCTGGCGAGCTGAGCTGGGACGCCACCTCAGAGCTGGgaatgatgctgatgctatctGAGGTGGAGGCGCTGAGCAGAATGCTGGGCTCTGTGCCCTTCAGGCAGCTCAAGGTGTTTCGTCTGCTTTGAGGAGGTGGGACCTTCAACTCTGAGCAAGGGgcaaaaaaacaaccatttaaaTGTCAAACTTTTGCCTTTAAAGTTTTTTAGTGGAAAGCTGAATGGCTGGACTTGCACATGTTATCACCACGTGTCAACCAGAAAACTGCTGCCTGTACAGCCAGCCAATGAAAGAATGTCAAGTTTTCTATTAACACTGCAGCTGATATTTTGTAGGGTAGAGGCGAGATGAAAAGTTAAGGCACAAGTTGAATGTTTCATTTTCAATTTTCTGCGTCTGGGATTGGAGAGAGGATAAGATGGAAAATGGGCAGAGACTGCAGTATCATGCAATTTTATCTGAACTGGAGAAGCCAAGGCTTGGCCTGGAATGGGAAACGTCCGTGTGGCGCCCAAACTGATCAGATCAGATAGTTGCTGTTTTCTCAGCAGCACAACAGCATCTCAGGAAACAGCTGACgaagtgtgctttttttctgtttcgcCTTACCCACTGTAAGTGCTCGGAGCTGGAGAAACTTTTTTGCAAAGCTTTGTCCTTCTTACTTCTCTTATACCTGTTGAGCAATGTGGCCTACACGTGGTTTACGATGACAAAAACTCTTAGGTATCGATGAATCCCTCTGGGAATCCTGTAATTATGCGTTTCAAGAACATACAGTAATTATAGAAGCATTTGTCTTGTACAGAGGTATAGACCAAGCTCATTATTTATCATAAACCTGAAAAACATCTGTTATGGGTTTTCTCAAGCATAACTAAACTTAGAGAGCAGATACATTTAATAAGGGAATACCTGATATCAAAAGTTGAAAGATAAGCAGACTTGTTACATCAGGTACACCCTGTAGGTTTAGGTCTACCCTTCCTTCGGGATAGGTTGATCTTTTGCCTTCAGCCTGGATGGCCTGCAGGCTTCTAAAGACGTGAAATGGATTGAAGATGCCAGAATTGTGATCTGAAGCTATTATAAAAGAGCTGCTTCATCACATAAGAGAGAAGGAGCTCTTTGTATCCACTCTTGTGACCAGACCAAAGTCAGGGAGACCTGCTCTAAATTCAACCCGTTTGATTGCTTAGCTGCTTAGCTTACAGCTGCACAATTAATTGAATGTCAATCATGTTTTTGACTTTCCATAATTAAATGAGCAACAATGAAATTGCTTAAAATCAAAAGCAAATTGTGCGCTCCCTAAACATTCATGTGCTAATCATTGCTGTTCCCTACACTTTGCAATGTGAGGCATCCCGAGTGGAGTCAGCTGATGCCGCCACACAACGTCTGTCTATCTCCCGCTCCGCGTCACTTGTGAACAAGTCCACGGCAAAACTCGTCAGCAGCAACTCATCCCTGACCCAGAGTGGACCCCTCCCACTTTTCCCGCTGAGGACCCTGGCCTCAAACTTGGAGCTGCAAATTTTCATTCCCattgcttcacactcggctaaAAAACActccagtgtgagctggaggccaccactaagccaacagaaccacatcatccacaaaaagcagagatgagatcctgagTTCACAGAAGGGGGAGGCTTCTGCTACTTGGTACCGCCttgaaattctgtccataataAATCAATTAGCGGTGTAACAATCAGAAGTAACAGGCGGATCTATAGATTTTTGTAAAGTAGGGTGATAGACCCATTGCCTTTACTGTACACCGATGAGTCATGTCACCCACCTGAGCTGGAAAATGTCCTGACAACTCTCTGATAGAGCGACGTCCAGGACAGAGTACCACAAAATAGGGAAACAATGGCTATCctaattttgaaaaattaaaaatatcccAAACACGATTCTAGTTTCTAGGCCATGATTTGACAAACAGGGTAAGAACTTGTTGCACagtcagagttttttcttttagctgCTGCTTTACTTGTGATGGATCAAAATGCTTGATTTAATGGTACATTAGCTTGTGAgagagcacagacacacatcacTTACAGAGGAACCTCCAGTATCATCATTTTACCTTATGCTAATTAGAAATTGATTATCTGCATTTGTACAGTCTTGTCATACCAATAACCAAAGTGTTGAAGACCCTGAAGCTAAAGACCAAGTCAAATAAGCAACCTAGGGTGTGTGTAATGAAGCGTACTGTTGGTGCTGAGCTGCTATGGAGGccttcttcattattaaaacacaaattGAAATATGCCATGCTTAGGCGGTATGACTCAAACATCTCAAGAGtggcaaaataaaaatccatcAATTTGTTTTGTGCTTCTTCTTGGTTTAATTGCTGGAGGGTTTAATACTTATAGAGTGATTAAAATCCTTCAGAAAGTAAAACAAGCTGGGATACCAGcataaaatacatgaaaaaaaatcaaatcactaACAataattatgtgtgtgtggttgtgtattATTTGCTAATACTTTCAAGAATAAATTCATGTATTTACCATAAAATAATTGGTTAGGTGAGTGGGAGATTTTCCAGTCCTGGTAGGTGTTTACCTTGTGAGTCTGGAGGAGCAAGTGTATTGATCTGAGGAAGATGGAAGGTGCTGGGTGGAGGCTGCAATGTATTTCCCATTGCTGGTGTGTGCAAAGGCTGCTGGGAAGAAGTCTTTGCCTCATACAGGAAGACTGTGGCCTGCCTCTGAAGCACCTGAAGGGGAGGGGACATAGATGAAGGCAGTAAAGTAAAGACATTACAAAAGATGCATGTTGCAAACAAGAGCAACGGCATATACACGAAAAAAAAGCCCTACCTGTATGGTGAGGCAGTATGTCACCACCATGATTACGAGCGGGATGAAAAAGGCCACAAAGGAGCCAATCAGCACGAAGCGCTCCTCGTTGAGGACACAGCTGCCGTTGACGAAGACCTTGTCCTTGTTGTGGAGGCCAATCACTGGAATGGGCATTGACACGCCTACAGAAAGAAAGAACGAGGGTAGCAGGAGAAAAGTCTGAACATCTTTCATTTGTCAAAATTTGTGGGAACATTTTGGTGTATGCCCCTCCCTTATTTCCTAGGCTATTAAAAGGAAAGGCTGCATGGCATATATTTTTAACTTATATTCTGAAAACATCCTCAGAGCAAAATCCAGATCTATCTTTGTGTCtatgtgaactgtagcctctgttcttagctgacagaagtggcatcccgtgtggtcttctgcagctgtagctcatctgcttcaaagctcaagatgctcttctgcagaccttggttgtaacaaatTGTTATTAAACTTGCTGTTGCCTTTCTGTCATCTCAAAGCAGTCTTGCCATTCTCCTTTGGTATCAACAATGCATCTTCACTATTGTTGCTCATTGGATGTTTTCTCCACAAACCCTTAAGATGATTGTGGTTCTGTCTTGGGTTCAGACAGTTTTCCTTCTCTACTCTAGGTTCTGTGTGGTCTACTCAGGTCttctgtgagcacagaagcgCCACCTATTTCGCCAGATATTTTGACTGTGAGGCACTGCCCATCAGAAGATAGATGGCTTGAAGGAAGAGGAGCTAAAACAACTTGTTTTGGACAAAGGATGTCCACAAAAAGCTACTCTGCTGCAGTCCAGTAATATAAATGTGGAGCTGGATGACCATTAAAATGTTATTAAGGTCATTTAGAGTGTTAGAAGAGTGAATGGGAACAAAATATGAACAATAACGGCaatttttaggatttgttttTGTAGTGTTGTTATATTACACAGGCACGGCACAAGCAAAAGATGAATACCAATGAGTTAGAATGTAAATTGAAACAGTTGTATGCTGGGAAACATTCAAGCAAATGTTAGTTTGACATGAacctaatatacactccaaaagcACCAGGCAGGAATGGCATCGCCCAGCAGGATAATATGCAGTGTTACGTTGCAAAAAACCGCCGAGGAAGAGCTCAAGGAAGACAACAAAGAGCCACATTTTTTCACTCCCAACTCCCCAGATGCCAATCCGACCAAACATACTTGGAATGCAATGAAATGAGCCTGGTTAACAGAAGCTCCGCCCTGCAACAGAACCCAGAGTATTCACTGCAAACCCCATGATGCCAGACACCACAGAAAATCCCCAGAGGTCCCACATCCACGCCCCAGCAGGTGTCAGAGACAAAGCTGAATCTACTGGTTGGAATCTCATGCAGGCGGTATTAATGTTCTGGTTCTGTATACAGCATTTTTCACTCAATGCATCGAGTAACTAAAGCTGTATCTAATGATTCCCATTGCAGTTTTTAAGGTAATGATTAATTAAACCTGAAACAACACCACTTTCCACTCAATTTTAGCATTCAGTTACTTTAAATGCTCGGAGCTGGAGTCATTACCTGGAAACACAGAGGGTCATTTTCAGAGTAATAATCATAAATCATGGCTAGAAAATGCAACATTATCTCCTCACGAGTAACTGAAAACTCATTTGGTGGTTTGTACCCCGGTCCGTGAACACGCTCCTTTTCTGATAATGAAAGTAAATAACTATAAGGTGCTGTAGAATAAcacattaaatatatttaatgagAGCTGGATCTGTAGAAATCTATCAGTGTGTAATGGATGTTTATAGTGGTGCTTTGGTGCTGTTAGAGGATACTGCTGATAAAAGCCTGAGGTGAGAGGCATCCTTTGAGACAATGCTGATTTTCTGACCTATGATAATAACACTGACTAATGTGCCGTTTCTGATTTCAAAGAGCGGTGGTGTTAAAAGTGTCTGCTGCCCTGGGCTCCGTTTCAGAACGGAGATACCGAGGGGAGAAGCAGCTCCATGTTTTAAAGCTCTACAGGCAACAGTACTGTTTTACAGACTGGTCGCACATCTCGGTCCCCTTTTAGCCGTGTAATGCCAGAAGTGTGGGCAGGCGTAAGTGCAAGATCTATCTTTTTCTCTCGGACTGCTGGCGACCGGGCCAACATCAAAATGCAATTTGGAGCGGTAGCGGCTCCCCTAATGCAATCGTTGCAATCGACTGCGCACACGCTGCCCAGATGGATGAATTTGTCCGcattaaaagtacattttactTTTGTGAATGTCCACATAACTTATGAATGTAAATAGAGGTGAGTAAAGAGGCTGTCCAGCAGTTTGGGTCGAGTCACGATACACTTCCACCATCGCACCCAGTTTGTAGACCAACGGCTCCCAGCCTTTTGCTTCTGATGTCCTTCAGGTCGACTCAATGATGAACTTTATTAACACCACCTGTCAAAATCAAATATCTTCATTTGAACTTATTTTAAACTCGATCTGCACTACTTTCAGTTATGGTTAGAAAAATGTTTCCAGTATTTCCCCCTAACTATGGGCTTATTATTTTAGAAATATATCCACAAATTGATTCTACGACTCTGTTTAAGAGCTGTTGGTTATGTTTAGCTGTCCCAGTTTATCGTTTACAGTTAGCTAACAGCTGTATTTGTTATTCATGCTGTTAGATAATAATTTAAATTGAATATCTAAccttttaattattaattatttcaaCTTTAAACCAACACATCTCAATGCTAGCTATAGTGTTAGCTACtaatatttgacatttttatcatAATTTCAGCTagctttaattcaattcaatcttatttatatagcgccaaatcacaacaaaagtcgcctcaaggcgctttatatatttttatataaatatattaatatattatatgTTTACCAACGTTTGATCCAGTATAGTTAGCTAGTCTACAATCAAAGCTTGCAGACCCCGGTTGGCAGTTTAGGTCAGTtggatgagcaggtgaccatatGCTGCATGGTTGAGAGCGGCTGGCTCAGGTTTGAGTCCGACCCATGGCCCCAAGTCTCCCGTTCTGCTTTCTTGTTAGTCTTCACTGTATCTGTCTAATTAAGCCACtaaaaggctgaaaaaaatatatataaacaatTGCAGGCCCTCTCTCCTTCATATCTCCATACCTATAGCATTTAAACAAGTGTTCTTgcacttttccttctttttctgatTCACTTCTTTCTCTCATCACTTCATTCATGAGCTTCTCAAATTACTCCTTCCACTTTTTAGATAGACTCTCTTTACTCATTAGTCGAGTTTCACCTCGGGCCTTAGGCAACCCTAACCTGCAGTACATATTTTCAAGCTTGATCTCTCTGCCAGGCCAGTTCTTCTTCCACAAAATTCAGTCTCACGTAGATCTCAGTAAAAAAAAGGACAATTCCCATATCAGGAGTTGAACCCaggacacctgggtgaaaaccaGGAATCCTAACCGCTAGACCATATGGGACATGACAATAGAAAATAACATTTCAaaacaaatggaagaaaatgaacAGCTGGCTACATCTGCAGAGCCCTGTTCTATTGGAGGTTTCCTTGAGATCAAAGGAACAACTTCACTAAGAGTTTATTAAAGGGGACACTGAGTTGGTATAGATGCTAAAACCATCCAGAAAGTTCTCTGTAAGAGACGAACCCTGGAAATCTGGGATTAGACTTTTTGCACCACGACCGTGCAGTGACTGTTTTAAACTAGcaatcataaataaaatactcacTACGTTGGAGAGCCGAAATATAACCTTTAGtatttagttttcagtttgcTAACAGATGCTCTCAGTCTTATAGAGATGTCTGCAGAGCATGGCGATAAACTTCAGACCAAGCGAGTAAATGTAAGTTTTAAAAAGCATCACGCAAGGAAA
The sequence above is a segment of the Oreochromis aureus strain Israel breed Guangdong linkage group 3, ZZ_aureus, whole genome shotgun sequence genome. Coding sequences within it:
- the htr2cl1 gene encoding 5-hydroxytryptamine (serotonin) receptor 2C, G protein-coupled-like 1; amino-acid sequence: MGGPARALLGGFGTTTSSLEVGGRMAWPSNNPLDLNQTLPWGIGLGSSSGGGGASGMSLGLDNLTTQESVSRAVIKEKNWPALLILVIIALTIGGNILVILAVSLEKKLQNATNFFLRSLAVADMLVGILVMPISLINILYDYAWPLPSALCPIWIYLDVLFSTASIMHLCAISLDRYVAIRNPIEHSRFNSRTKAMMKIAAVWTISIGVSMPIPVIGLHNKDKVFVNGSCVLNEERFVLIGSFVAFFIPLVIMVVTYCLTIQVLQRQATVFLYEAKTSSQQPLHTPAMGNTLQPPPSTFHLPQINTLAPPDSQELKVPPPQSRRNTLSCLKGTEPSILLSASTSDSISIIPSSEVASQLSSPAAGPGRSDASSHGRRGMMQAIKNERRASKVLGIVFFLFLVMWCPFFITNVTFVLCSNSCNESLLHDLLNVFVWVGYISSGVNPLVYTLFNKTYRRAFSSYIRCQYKVGANAAGQGCKTLLVPPPCPSHAVTPLLMGGHGKAGVDRNSNCRNGGRGDNGRLAVDPEDTTDDGTQIGITSQSISECQNICMLSETEPETELEPELSLISYSPAPREHTSSV